From the genome of Bordetella sp. H567, one region includes:
- a CDS encoding BPTD_2524 family lipoprotein: MFRIFAAAATLALGLAGCTFGIAPGRNSPSGDYKIAVNYQSAYGVAREQAEQCLTGKSAYRVVGNLDTVGRKGQVKVLAPFTDNNIALVNLSAIDDRNTDVHIEMWGEGIWNADAVTAMRDAIRFQIPACVSYMPSDSVPKAKRAR, translated from the coding sequence ATGTTCAGGATATTCGCCGCGGCCGCCACGCTGGCCCTCGGCCTGGCCGGATGCACATTCGGTATCGCGCCCGGCCGCAACTCACCGTCCGGCGATTACAAAATCGCGGTCAACTATCAATCCGCTTACGGCGTCGCCCGCGAGCAGGCGGAACAATGCCTGACCGGCAAGTCCGCCTACCGCGTGGTCGGCAACCTGGATACCGTCGGCCGCAAGGGGCAGGTGAAGGTGCTGGCGCCGTTCACCGACAACAACATCGCCCTGGTGAACCTGTCCGCGATCGACGACCGCAATACCGATGTGCACATCGAAATGTGGGGCGAAGGGATCTGGAACGCCGACGCGGTGACCGCGATGCGGGACGCCATCCGGTTCCAGATTCCGGCGTGCGTGTCGTACATGCCCAGCGATTCGGTGCCCAAGGCCAAGCGCGCGCGCTAG
- a CDS encoding PaaI family thioesterase, with protein MDTMHLDTLPVKTDYFGAHIPLMDYLGLVPEHIEPGLARTRLPWRVQLTNSRGDVHGGTLMSVLDFTLSAAGRADLDPGVSMATIDMTTSFFAPANGELHIEARCLKRGRSIAFCEGEIRNAHGELVCKASGTFRIVRPKPGAAE; from the coding sequence ATGGACACGATGCACCTCGATACCCTGCCCGTCAAAACGGATTACTTCGGCGCCCACATCCCATTGATGGATTACCTGGGCCTGGTGCCCGAACATATCGAACCGGGGCTGGCGCGAACCCGCCTGCCCTGGCGGGTGCAGCTTACCAATAGCCGGGGCGACGTGCATGGCGGCACGCTGATGAGCGTGCTGGACTTTACCCTGAGCGCGGCCGGCCGCGCCGACCTGGACCCCGGCGTCAGCATGGCCACCATCGACATGACGACCAGCTTTTTCGCGCCCGCCAACGGCGAGCTGCACATCGAGGCGCGCTGCCTGAAACGGGGCCGGTCCATCGCCTTCTGCGAAGGCGAAATCCGCAACGCCCACGGCGAGCTCGTCTGCAAGGCCTCCGGCACGTTCCGCATCGTCCGCCCCAAGCCCGGCGCGGCCGAATAA
- the dinB gene encoding DNA polymerase IV, whose amino-acid sequence MRKIVHVDMDAFYASVEQRDDPKLQGLPVVVAWKGPRSVVCAASYEARRYGVHSAMSVARALRLCPQAIYVAPDFTRYRDVSRQVREIFVRHTDIVEPLSLDEAYLDVTANKMALPSATEVARTIRRQIREETGLTASAGVAPNKFLAKIASDWNKPDGLFVVRPRDVMAFLRPLPVRKVPGVGKVTQARLEELGIQTVGDLELRAVDELEHHFGRYGRRLHELAHGIDDRAVEADQVAQQVSAETTFETDLRLEELGDAIGRLAERVWEQASRKRGIGRTITLKLKTDRFRLLTRSHTLTAAPGSAAALAEMARQLRGRVDLPAATLYRLVGVGMSNFPDGEDIARQVELFGMDQPY is encoded by the coding sequence ATGCGCAAAATCGTACACGTCGACATGGACGCGTTCTACGCTTCGGTCGAGCAGCGCGACGATCCCAAGCTGCAGGGCCTGCCCGTGGTGGTGGCCTGGAAAGGGCCGCGCTCGGTCGTATGCGCGGCCTCGTACGAGGCTCGCCGGTACGGGGTGCATTCGGCGATGTCGGTGGCGCGGGCGCTGCGCCTGTGCCCCCAGGCCATCTACGTCGCGCCGGATTTTACGCGGTATCGCGACGTGTCGCGGCAGGTGCGGGAAATCTTCGTCCGGCACACGGACATCGTCGAGCCGCTGTCGCTGGACGAAGCCTATCTGGATGTCACCGCCAACAAGATGGCGCTGCCGTCGGCGACCGAGGTCGCGCGGACGATACGCCGCCAGATACGCGAGGAAACCGGCCTGACCGCCTCGGCGGGTGTCGCGCCCAATAAATTCCTGGCGAAGATCGCCTCGGACTGGAACAAGCCGGACGGCCTGTTCGTGGTGCGCCCGCGCGACGTCATGGCTTTCCTGCGGCCGCTGCCGGTGCGCAAGGTGCCTGGCGTCGGCAAGGTGACGCAGGCCAGGCTGGAAGAACTGGGCATCCAGACGGTGGGCGACCTGGAACTGCGGGCGGTGGACGAACTGGAGCACCATTTCGGCCGCTACGGTCGCCGCCTGCATGAACTGGCGCATGGCATCGACGACCGCGCCGTGGAGGCGGACCAGGTGGCGCAGCAGGTCAGCGCCGAGACCACGTTCGAGACGGATCTGCGGCTGGAGGAGCTGGGCGATGCCATCGGGCGGCTGGCCGAACGCGTTTGGGAACAGGCCTCACGCAAACGCGGCATCGGGCGCACGATCACGCTGAAACTGAAGACTGACCGCTTTCGCCTGTTGACCCGCAGCCATACGCTGACCGCGGCGCCAGGCTCGGCCGCCGCGCTGGCCGAGATGGCGCGCCAGCTGCGCGGCAGGGTGGATCTGCCCGCCGCCACCCTGTACCGGCTGGTGGGGGTGGGAATGAGCAACTTCCCGGACGGCGAAGACATCGCCCGGCAGGTGGAATTGTTCGGCATGGACCAGCCCTATTGA
- a CDS encoding GatB/YqeY domain-containing protein encodes MSNTTLKDTLSAAIKDAMRAKAAARLATLRFLSAAVKQKEVDERRELGDAEITAIIEKQVKQRRESIAAFEQAGRTESAEQEKAELAVLQEFLPQAATPAEIEAAIAAAVEEVHKQGVTGPAAMGKIMAILKPALAGKADMSAVSQQVKSRLA; translated from the coding sequence ATGAGCAATACCACGCTCAAAGACACGCTGTCCGCGGCCATCAAGGACGCCATGCGCGCCAAGGCCGCCGCGCGGCTCGCGACATTGCGCTTCCTCTCGGCAGCGGTAAAGCAGAAAGAAGTCGACGAACGTCGCGAACTCGGCGACGCGGAGATCACCGCGATCATCGAAAAACAGGTCAAGCAGCGGCGTGAATCCATCGCCGCCTTCGAGCAGGCCGGCCGCACCGAAAGCGCCGAACAGGAAAAGGCCGAACTGGCCGTGCTGCAGGAGTTCCTGCCGCAGGCCGCCACGCCGGCGGAAATCGAGGCCGCCATCGCGGCCGCCGTCGAGGAAGTGCACAAACAAGGCGTCACCGGGCCTGCCGCCATGGGCAAGATCATGGCCATCCTGAAGCCGGCGCTGGCCGGCAAGGCCGATATGTCCGCGGTGTCGCAGCAGGTGAAGAGCCGGCTGGCCTGA
- a CDS encoding excinuclease: protein MSPSLKSLAILTLALACAPAAHAADRTVMQSFQEAVKNATDAGKLDGSVKFYLAGAKAPSGKVVEANVVTNRKTNAFGKSDDKSCDWAAQSALVSLQEAAKKAGANAVINIVSYYKKNETRDPAQYECHAGAVIAGVALKGDLAIVK, encoded by the coding sequence ATGTCCCCGAGCCTGAAATCCCTGGCCATCCTGACCCTGGCCCTTGCCTGCGCGCCCGCCGCGCACGCGGCCGACCGTACCGTGATGCAATCGTTCCAGGAAGCAGTCAAGAATGCCACCGACGCCGGCAAACTGGACGGCAGCGTGAAATTCTACCTGGCGGGCGCCAAGGCCCCGTCCGGCAAGGTGGTGGAAGCCAACGTCGTCACCAACCGCAAGACCAATGCCTTCGGCAAGAGCGACGACAAATCCTGCGACTGGGCCGCGCAATCTGCCCTGGTCTCGCTACAGGAAGCCGCCAAGAAGGCCGGCGCCAACGCGGTGATCAACATCGTTAGCTACTACAAGAAGAATGAAACGCGCGATCCCGCCCAGTACGAATGCCATGCCGGCGCGGTCATCGCCGGCGTCGCGCTCAAGGGCGACCTGGCGATCGTCAAATAA
- a CDS encoding beta-ketoacyl-ACP synthase — MKRVVVTGMAGICALGRDWATVRAAFDNGRNAIQYMPEWERYAEMGTRLAGPVLDFAPPAHWTRKQLRSMGRVSQLSVRSAEMALADAGLLGDPDIADGRMGVACGSSTGSTAEIKAFGNMLLNGVTDDLSANSYVRMMPHTTAANIGIFFGLKGRIIPTSSACTSGSQGIGYAFESIRYGRQALMLAGGAEELCPSEALVFDALYATSQQNDAPERSPRPYDVARDGLVIGEGAGMLVLEDLDHAVARGARIHAEVVGFGCNSDGTHITRPEAATMRVAMEMALRDAGLPPSAVGYVNGHGTATEQGDIAETLATEAVFGEGMAISSQKSYLGHTLGACGALESWFSIEMLNSDWYAPTLNLENVDPRCGKLDYLRDAGRPLVNEYVMNNNFAFGGINTSLIFRRWR, encoded by the coding sequence ATGAAACGCGTCGTCGTCACCGGCATGGCCGGCATCTGTGCACTGGGCCGCGACTGGGCCACCGTGCGCGCGGCATTCGATAACGGCCGCAACGCCATCCAGTACATGCCGGAATGGGAGCGCTATGCCGAAATGGGCACGCGTCTGGCCGGCCCGGTGCTGGATTTCGCGCCGCCCGCGCACTGGACGCGCAAGCAATTGCGCAGCATGGGCCGGGTGTCCCAGCTGTCGGTGCGCAGCGCCGAAATGGCGCTGGCCGACGCCGGCCTGCTGGGCGATCCCGACATCGCGGACGGCCGCATGGGCGTGGCCTGCGGTTCCTCCACCGGCAGCACGGCCGAGATCAAGGCCTTCGGCAACATGCTGCTGAACGGCGTCACCGACGACCTCAGCGCCAATTCCTATGTGCGCATGATGCCGCATACCACCGCGGCCAACATCGGTATTTTCTTCGGGCTGAAGGGCCGCATCATTCCCACTTCCAGCGCCTGCACCTCGGGCAGCCAGGGCATCGGCTACGCTTTCGAGTCCATCCGCTACGGCCGCCAGGCGCTCATGCTGGCCGGCGGCGCGGAAGAACTCTGCCCCAGCGAGGCGCTGGTCTTCGATGCGCTGTACGCCACCAGCCAGCAGAACGACGCACCCGAACGCTCGCCCCGCCCCTACGATGTCGCCCGCGATGGCCTGGTGATCGGCGAAGGCGCCGGCATGCTGGTGCTGGAAGACCTGGACCATGCCGTGGCGCGCGGCGCGCGCATCCATGCCGAGGTGGTCGGCTTCGGCTGCAATTCGGACGGCACGCACATCACGCGTCCCGAAGCGGCCACCATGCGCGTGGCCATGGAAATGGCGCTGCGCGACGCCGGCCTGCCGCCCTCGGCCGTGGGCTATGTGAACGGACACGGCACGGCCACCGAACAAGGCGACATCGCGGAAACCCTGGCCACCGAAGCGGTCTTCGGCGAAGGCATGGCGATCAGTTCGCAGAAGAGCTATCTGGGGCACACTCTGGGCGCCTGCGGCGCGCTCGAATCCTGGTTCAGCATCGAAATGCTGAACAGCGACTGGTATGCCCCCACCCTCAATCTGGAAAATGTGGACCCGCGCTGCGGCAAGCTGGATTACCTGCGCGACGCAGGCCGGCCCCTGGTCAACGAGTACGTCATGAATAACAACTTCGCTTTCGGCGGCATCAATACGTCGCTGATCTTCCGCCGCTGGCGTTGA
- the fabG gene encoding 3-oxoacyl-ACP reductase FabG — translation MTKTEYTDAANAPPPSLPVLVTGSSRGIGRAIALTLARAGYTPIIHCRARREEAEAVRDAVRELGRPARVLQFDVRDRAAAADALNTDMEAHGAYYGVVLNAGLTRDGAFPALSGEDWDDVLRTNLDGFYNVMHPVVMPMIRRRAPGRIVCLTSVSGIIGNRGQVNYSASKAGLIGAAKALAVELAKRRITVNCVAPGLIDTDMIGDDVPVEEILKAVPAARMGTPDEVAAAVAFFLSPAAAYITRQVLGVNGGLC, via the coding sequence ATGACAAAGACCGAATACACCGACGCCGCGAACGCGCCGCCCCCTTCCCTGCCGGTACTCGTGACAGGATCCAGCCGGGGCATCGGCCGCGCCATCGCGCTGACGCTGGCGCGGGCGGGCTATACGCCCATCATCCACTGCCGCGCCAGGCGCGAGGAAGCCGAGGCCGTGCGCGACGCGGTGCGCGAACTGGGCCGCCCGGCGCGGGTGCTGCAATTCGACGTGCGCGACCGCGCCGCCGCGGCCGATGCGCTGAACACCGACATGGAGGCGCACGGCGCCTACTACGGCGTCGTACTGAACGCGGGCCTGACCCGCGACGGGGCTTTCCCGGCGCTCAGCGGCGAGGACTGGGACGACGTCCTGCGCACCAACCTGGACGGCTTCTACAACGTCATGCATCCCGTGGTCATGCCGATGATCCGCCGTCGCGCGCCTGGGCGCATCGTCTGCCTGACATCGGTTTCCGGAATCATCGGCAATCGCGGGCAGGTCAACTACAGCGCCTCCAAGGCGGGGCTGATCGGCGCGGCCAAGGCCCTGGCCGTGGAACTGGCCAAGCGCCGCATCACGGTCAACTGCGTGGCGCCAGGGCTGATCGACACCGACATGATCGGCGACGACGTCCCCGTGGAAGAGATCCTCAAGGCCGTCCCGGCAGCGCGCATGGGCACGCCCGACGAGGTCGCCGCCGCGGTGGCGTTTTTCCTGTCGCCGGCGGCCGCCTACATCACGCGCCAGGTGCTGGGCGTGAACGGAGGACTGTGCTGA
- a CDS encoding ApeP family dehydratase, whose protein sequence is MTACPWPVARLLPHSGDAILIDTVDDWDSESLRATAVVKPGGLYGSADGSLPPWMGLEIMAQAIGAWAGCQALDQDREVGLGFLLGTRRYGCHVACFPAGTRLSVRAVQSLQDAAGMGVFECELRDGDELLAFARLNVYRPADATAFTREAAPADDGADATPAAPCTPTDTYLKTRKVSP, encoded by the coding sequence ATGACGGCCTGCCCCTGGCCCGTGGCGCGGCTTCTCCCGCACTCCGGCGACGCCATTCTGATCGACACGGTGGACGACTGGGACAGCGAATCGCTGCGCGCCACCGCCGTGGTCAAGCCCGGCGGCCTGTACGGCAGCGCCGACGGCAGCCTGCCGCCCTGGATGGGACTGGAAATCATGGCGCAGGCCATCGGCGCCTGGGCCGGCTGCCAGGCGCTCGACCAGGATCGGGAAGTCGGCCTGGGTTTCCTCCTGGGTACGCGCCGCTACGGATGCCATGTGGCGTGCTTCCCGGCAGGTACCCGCCTGTCCGTGCGCGCCGTGCAGTCGCTGCAGGACGCCGCGGGCATGGGGGTCTTCGAATGCGAGCTGCGCGACGGCGACGAACTGCTGGCCTTCGCGCGGCTGAACGTCTACCGGCCCGCCGACGCGACCGCCTTCACGCGCGAAGCGGCGCCCGCCGATGACGGCGCGGATGCCACGCCGGCCGCCCCATGCACGCCGACCGACACTTACTTGAAGACCCGCAAGGTCTCGCCATGA
- a CDS encoding beta-ketoacyl-ACP synthase, translated as MTAWVGTPGIVCALGRGIDAVADAALRGDTSGMQARAGWIPDRSIVLGVAPAELPDLPADMPRHYDSRNNRLLLDAAMQIESALRGAIAGYGPLRVGIVLGTSTSGVNENAYGYRALEQDGAWPPDYDYRRQALASPASFLADWLGVAGPAYTLSTACTSGARALLTARRLLARGACDAVICGGVDTLCPLTINGFAALEALSRGLCNPFSAHRDGINIGEGAALFLMQRDRPGDTAVALLGGGGSSDAWHMSAPDPTGAGAAQAMRAALADAGLAARDIGWVNLHGTATQHNDAMESQAVHAVFPHGVACASTKPLTGHTLAAAGAIEAALCWAVIDDARLAGRLPPQRWDGAADPALPPLDLTAPGRRLPANAPRVAMSNSFAFGGSNASLIFGAQP; from the coding sequence ATGACGGCCTGGGTGGGCACGCCCGGCATCGTCTGTGCGCTGGGCCGCGGCATCGACGCCGTGGCCGATGCGGCGCTGCGCGGCGACACGTCCGGCATGCAGGCGCGGGCAGGGTGGATTCCGGACCGCAGCATCGTGCTGGGCGTCGCGCCGGCCGAACTGCCGGACCTGCCGGCGGATATGCCGCGCCACTACGACAGCCGCAACAACCGCCTGCTGCTGGATGCCGCGATGCAGATCGAAAGCGCGCTGCGCGGCGCCATCGCGGGATACGGCCCGCTGCGCGTCGGCATCGTGCTGGGCACCAGTACTTCCGGCGTCAACGAAAACGCATACGGCTACCGCGCGCTGGAACAGGACGGCGCGTGGCCGCCCGATTACGACTACCGTCGCCAGGCCCTGGCCTCGCCCGCGTCCTTCCTGGCCGACTGGCTGGGCGTGGCGGGGCCGGCCTACACGCTGTCCACCGCTTGCACATCGGGCGCCCGCGCGCTGCTGACGGCCCGGCGCCTGCTTGCCCGCGGCGCCTGCGACGCGGTGATCTGCGGCGGCGTCGATACCCTGTGTCCGCTGACCATCAATGGCTTCGCGGCACTGGAAGCGCTGTCCCGCGGACTGTGCAATCCCTTCTCCGCGCATCGCGACGGCATCAACATCGGCGAGGGCGCCGCCCTGTTCCTGATGCAGCGCGACCGCCCCGGTGATACGGCCGTGGCCCTGCTGGGCGGCGGCGGCAGCAGCGACGCATGGCATATGTCGGCACCGGACCCCACCGGAGCCGGCGCGGCGCAGGCCATGCGCGCCGCCCTGGCCGACGCGGGCCTCGCGGCCCGCGACATCGGCTGGGTGAACCTGCACGGCACGGCTACGCAGCACAACGATGCGATGGAAAGCCAGGCGGTGCACGCCGTGTTTCCGCACGGCGTGGCCTGCGCCTCCACCAAGCCCCTGACCGGCCATACCCTGGCCGCCGCGGGCGCCATCGAAGCCGCGCTGTGCTGGGCGGTGATCGACGACGCGCGCCTGGCCGGCCGCCTGCCGCCGCAGCGCTGGGACGGCGCCGCCGACCCCGCCCTGCCGCCCCTGGACCTGACGGCGCCGGGCCGCCGCCTGCCCGCGAACGCGCCACGCGTGGCCATGAGCAACTCCTTCGCTTTCGGCGGCAGCAACGCCAGCCTGATCTTCGGAGCGCAGCCATGA
- a CDS encoding NAD(P)/FAD-dependent oxidoreductase — protein sequence MEKHEVVIIGAGPAGAVAAGLLRRRGHEVMVLERQRFPRFSIGESLLAHCIEFIEEAGMLPAVQAAGFQEKNGAAFAWGDRYTAFDFRDKFSPGPGTTFQVLRSRFDQILADEAARQGADVRYEQEVVAADFSGDHPLLSVRPAGVPDAPVRQIAARFVLDASGYGRVLARLLDLERPSGLPPRRALFTHIEDRIQDPSFDRQKILISVHPEHPSVWFWTIPFSGGRCSLGVVGGADLIGEAPDLMARLRELVDGTPNLKRLLAHAVWDTPANAIGGYSASVTSLHGPGYALLGNAAEFLDPVFSSGVTIALHSSKLAADALHRQLGGQAVDWQREFADPLMVGVETFRTYVEGWYTGAFRDVVFYERAQPEIRRMISSILAGYAWDRNNPFVAEHARRLRTLAEICAISGGSAGVPAPVSGRLEPAA from the coding sequence GTGGAAAAGCACGAAGTCGTCATCATCGGAGCGGGGCCCGCCGGCGCGGTCGCCGCCGGGCTGCTGCGCCGCCGCGGACATGAAGTCATGGTGCTGGAACGCCAGCGCTTTCCGCGCTTTTCCATCGGTGAAAGCCTGCTGGCCCATTGCATCGAATTCATCGAGGAAGCAGGCATGCTGCCCGCGGTGCAAGCGGCGGGCTTCCAGGAAAAGAACGGCGCGGCCTTCGCCTGGGGCGACCGCTACACGGCCTTCGATTTCCGCGACAAGTTTTCTCCCGGTCCTGGGACGACCTTCCAGGTACTGCGCTCGCGCTTCGACCAGATCCTGGCCGACGAAGCGGCGCGCCAGGGGGCGGACGTGCGCTATGAACAGGAAGTGGTGGCGGCGGATTTCTCCGGCGACCACCCGCTGCTGTCGGTGCGCCCCGCCGGCGTGCCCGATGCGCCGGTGCGGCAAATCGCCGCGCGCTTCGTCCTCGACGCGAGCGGCTACGGCCGGGTCCTGGCGCGCCTGCTCGATCTGGAACGGCCCAGCGGCCTGCCGCCGCGCAGGGCGTTGTTCACGCATATCGAGGACCGCATCCAGGACCCGTCGTTCGACCGCCAGAAAATCCTGATCAGCGTGCATCCCGAGCATCCCAGCGTGTGGTTCTGGACCATACCCTTTTCCGGGGGACGCTGCTCGCTGGGCGTCGTGGGCGGCGCCGACTTGATCGGCGAGGCGCCTGACCTCATGGCGCGCCTGCGCGAGCTGGTCGACGGCACGCCGAACCTGAAGCGCCTGCTGGCGCATGCCGTCTGGGATACGCCCGCCAATGCGATAGGCGGTTATTCGGCCAGCGTCACCTCCCTGCACGGCCCCGGCTATGCACTGCTCGGAAACGCCGCCGAATTCCTGGATCCGGTGTTCTCGTCCGGCGTGACCATCGCCCTGCACTCGTCCAAGCTGGCCGCCGACGCGCTGCACCGGCAGCTGGGCGGCCAGGCCGTGGACTGGCAGCGCGAGTTCGCCGACCCGTTGATGGTGGGCGTGGAAACGTTCCGCACCTATGTCGAAGGCTGGTACACCGGCGCCTTCCGCGACGTCGTATTCTACGAACGCGCCCAGCCGGAAATCCGCCGCATGATCTCTTCCATCCTGGCCGGCTATGCCTGGGACAGGAACAATCCCTTCGTCGCCGAACACGCGCGGCGCCTGCGCACGCTGGCGGAAATCTGCGCCATTTCGGGCGGGTCCGCCGGCGTCCCCGCGCCGGTATCGGGCCGCCTGGAACCCGCGGCCTGA